Below is a genomic region from Salvelinus sp. IW2-2015 linkage group LG18, ASM291031v2, whole genome shotgun sequence.
gacattgctaatgttgtaaattacttttgtagctggaaacagctgattttttatggaatatctacataggcgtacagaggcccattatcagcaaccatcactcctgtgttccaatggcacgttgtgttagctaatccaagtttatcattttaaaaggctaattgatcattagaaaacccttttgcaattatgttagcacagctgaaaactgttgtcctgattaaagaagcaataaaactgtcctttagactagttgagtatctggagcataagcatttgtgcgttcgattacaggctcaaaatggttagaaacaaagactttcttctgaaagtctattcttgttctgagaaatgaatgctattccatgtgaaaacttccaacttcaactgtatatatagtggcttgcgaaagtattcaccccctcttggcattcttcctattttgttgccttacaacttggaattcaaatggattctttgggggtttgtatcatttgatttacacaacatgtctaccactttgaagatgcaaaatatttttttactgtgaAACAAAGAAGAAATAAGACCCCCAAAAAAGCCAATAGCCCCCCCAAAAGCCAATACTTtgcagagccaccttttgcagcaattacagctgcaagtctcttggggtatgtctctctataagcttggcacatctagccactgggatttttgcccactctgctggaagcaatttccaaacgcctgagggtaccacgttcgtctgtacaaacaatagtgcacaagtataaacaccatgggaccacgcagccgtcacaccgctcagaaaggagacgcgttctgtcgcctagagatgaatgtactttggtgcaaaaagtgcaaatcaatcccagaacaacagcaaaggaccttgttaaaATGCTGGacaaaacaggtacaaaagtatctatatccacagtaaaactagtcctatatcgacataacctgaaaggccgctcagcaaggaagaagccactgctccaaaacggccataaaaaagccagactacggtttgcaactgcacatggggacaaagatcgtactttttgagagaaatgtcctctggtctgatgaaacaaaaatagaactgtttggccataatgaccatcgttatgtttggagcaaaaagggggatgcttgcaagcgaagaacaccatcccaactgtgaagcacggggtggtagcatcatgttgtcggggtgctttgctgcaggagggactggtgcacttcacaaaatagatggcatcatgaggtagggaaattatgtggatatatagcaggggtgtcaaagtcaaatggacggagggccaaataaaaaatttagctacaagccgagggccggagtgttcgaatgttcattgaaaattttttaaatgacgcatatagtctagtgaacctaattgaacctactgaaaacctaacaaatatattccaatatgatcagataaataaagcaatattttcttatggctctgtcagtaatcttaattttaacagacacaaaagacaaatttcctttatataaaaatcccataacatgaacattaaatgaaagaaaccggtattcaaggcaccatcagtagcctatattttctattttagcaaaagtgggctaaatttacttcaaagaaaaaaacaataatagcaattttctatcatccactcaactgaaatatttttaaaatataattggattgaaatacaataaataaagtgcaaaaatctattaatcaaaaacaacactttgtttagagaagtaacatgcagtgaaaacaaatattaaactttaacttttaacttgaactgagtaaaaactctaaatatgtgattgcacagtaatgttcactgtttgaggttgagggtgatacttggtggtgtcccatcttttccacagtTCATCAATTGTTcgtggtaaggctctgagctgagaaatcctcagaattgagtggaggtgttcagcgtaagtcgacttctgtgtgatgttttgttcaggttcatcaaagaaaacagttgttcacacaggtatgtgctgccaaacatagacaacgtttgagcagcctggatgcgcagctggggcatgtgTCGGGgagaaacgggcgaactccgcagcacccactgccgatattttgccctcagtgcatcattgcattggaggtcaatcaactccatttggaggtttgtgtgagctttccacgtcaacagcaaatgggttaccgacagttccaacctgcttttttgtgcttcaagtcagcaaatcggcgtcgaaagtcagcggcaagcatacctattttatcagccaactgtgcgctcgggaacgcactggtgagagcttctctttcatggtctggcagctgggaaagtggctcaaattttcttttccgcatctgcgtctcccacagagtcagtttggttttaatgcCTTCACTGatctgtacatatcagagatgacatgatcccgaccctgcagctgcaagttcattgcattcagatgactcgtaatgtcacacagaaaagccatttcacacagaaacatttcgtctcggagttgtgttgtgtcttccctttgctgtccaagaacagacaaatctcctcacgaagctcgaaacatctttgaagcacctttcctggcttagccatcgcacctctgtgtgataaggcaaatcaccatgctccgttctaactccgtcagaaatgcttgaactggcggtgattcaaacctttggctctgataaagttaactgtgcgcgtgatgatgctcattacatgctccattttcaaggctttaccgcacaacgcttcctggtgtatgatacaagataagctgtcagctcacctgtcgcgttttcctcttgcatcttttcccgtatcttcgccaccagtccgctcctgtgtccacacatcgcagtggttccgtcggttgtcaaacccacaagtttttcccaaggcagctccatctcatttacacatcttgacatttctatacaaatcatgccccgtagttgtgccatgcataggacgtaaagccaaaaactcctctgtcacgcttaggctggagtccactccgcggatgaaaattgacaactgggcaatgtcagaaatgttggtgctctcatccacagccaggaatatgcaatgaaatcttttccctttttcacaagctgctcttttagattgatggacaactggtctactctctcggcaatggtgtttctgctcagactcacatttaaaaagagttgccttttttctggcaaacttcgtcacaaactttaatcatgcagtttttgatgaaatccccctccgtaaatggccgggctgatttagcgatctcttctgccaaaataaaactggccttgacagcagcctggctttgtgatttggcttttttgaacagagcctgtcgagatttgaggcctcgttttaattcctctgccttttgtagcctttgttccatgtccatattcttgtttttgtccgcgtgtttcgtttcataatgtcgtctcagattatactcttttcagtaccgccacactttctccacacagaagacacacaggtttccagctacctccgtgaacaattctccgactcccaccttgtttgaaacccccggttctcagtgtccaccttccgttttgccatttttgatgggtatctgaaagttaattttactgtgatgctgacgactgctgtgccaataaatattgaaatgaagcagcctactgctcggtgcgtcaccgttgcattgtgggaaatgtagtattggtgcgtgtaaaagatctgcgggctgccggcttgctgcggtctgcgggccggttctaataataaatcaagatcatcccaggggccgtaaaaaaccttctcgcgggccggatgtggcccgcgggccttgactctgacatatgtgtattaaagcaacagctcaagacatcagtcaggaagttaaagcttggtcgcaaatgggtcttccaaatggacaatgaccccaagcatacttccaaagttgtggcaaaatggcttaaggacaacaaaatcaaggtattggagaggccatcactaagccctgacctcaatcctatagacaatttgagggaagaactgaaaaagcgtgtgcgagcaaggaggccaactaacctgactcaattacatcagctctgtcaggaggaatgggccaaaattcacccaatttattgtgggaggcttgtggaaggctacccgacacgtttgacccaagttaaacaatttaaaggcaatgctaccaaatactaattgagtgtatgtaaacttctgacccactgggaatgtgatgaaagaaataaaggcggaaataaatcattctctctattattattctgacatttcacattcttaaaataaagtggtgatcctaactgaccactcagattaaatgtcaggaattgagaaaaactgagtttaaatgtatttggctaaggtgtatgtaaacttcagacttcaactctacatacatacactattttttcatgtattttttcaGGTACTTACAAGTTGGCTTTCAATGGGGGGAGCCAGCTCCAGATTTCCATAGACTATGGCAGGATTATACAAACTGAAAACCACCGGATAAAAGACTCTCTTGTCTACAAGAAGAAAACACAAAAAGGGATGAATTTTACATATAGTATATTTTGGTACAAATTACATCCAAAATGCCCATAGTACACGTTTAGAAAAAAGTCACACCACCTGCATTAAGTACTCATAATTAGAAATTAGGAAACATGAATGTGTAGGCTAATGTTTTGGTAGAAGGCACCTACTTGGAGCGGTGTGAAGACGGCAGGTGTTGAGATAGTCCAGTGTGAAGTAGATATCCACATCACAGAAGAACATCAATACGTCACCCTTCTTCCAGGTATGGGCACCGATGTCCAGACCCCTGCCTCTGGAAAACTCCTCGTCCACTGGGATAAGTGTGTAGTTGGAAAAGCTTGCCTCCCTAAAAACCAACAGTGCCATTTAAATAGAGGTGTTGTTTGCGCCCGAAACCCCCTTTTCTATAGAGCAAGGGGTAACATCAGTCGGTCACACTCAACTAAGCAACTCAAAACATTGGGTAGATTCCTTCCTTTAGATGTCTTGACTAGAAAATAACATAACATATGGACAAGTGAGAAATGTACAGCAGTAAAATCACAATTCCTTTCTTTCATATTAAAAGACAACAAACCTGGACATTTTTTCCAAATAAGACTTCACCTCTTGTAAGCCCTCTTGTCCAAAGTAGACCACCGTAAGATGCACTCGCCTATCGTGTTCTATGCAAACTtccctgcaaaaaaaaaaaaactgttaccACAATCTTCACAAATACTAGGCGTAGGCTGCATATTGCCCTTTTCACGTGACTCACCACCACTAACCTGAAGTTGTGTAGGAACTGTGAGAATGCCTCTGTTCTGCCTGCCAACGGCACAATGATATTGATGATGATTCCAGTTGTTTCTACGGACGTGCTTCTGACTTTCATTAAAGGCCCAAAAGGACGGAAAAGAGTGACATGGCGGAAGTTGTCAGAGTCCTCTTTTGCAAAGAAGAGCTCGTAGAGTGTGCCCTTGTCCCGTTCTGTTCTGTACAGCCCTGCCCACATAAAGGGGAAACATCAGTTTTGTCAAACATAGGGAACAAATATTGTTCAACTTTACAGGCTAGATTACATTTTTGCTGGCATGAAACAAGCAGATAGTAATCTGCATCAGGGGTTCCCCATGCTGGCCCTCAGCCActccacatacactgagtgtacaaaacactaggaacgccttcctaattttgagttgcatccccctttgccctcagaacagcctcaatccaTTGGgggcatggacactacaaggtgtcaaaagcgttccatagggaagctggcccatgttgactccaatgcttcccacagttgcttCCCACAgcgtgaagttggctggatgtcctttggttggtggatcattcttgatacacacgggaaactgttgagcttgaaaatcccagcagcgtagcagttcttgacactcaaactggtgcgcctggctcctactaccataccttgttcaaaggcacttacattttttgtcccctggattcacctggtcagtctatcatagaaagagcaggtgttcctaatgttttgtacactcagtgtatgtggaaGCACtagcatttaatttaatttaattggtcAATTTATCATCAGGCCCATAATTAAATCAGCCATGCTGGTAGTGGAATAAATAATATGTGGAGTGGCTGGGGGGGCCCCCCGAGGAtcaggttgagaaccactgttaTACATTTCCCCAGTATAGCGCTCTTACCCTCAGTAAAGTGGCTCTCGGTGTAGGTCTGCCTCTGCATGGGCACATCATCCTCCTGGCCATCCTCCTCGTCTGGGTTGTTTATGACGTCCAGGGCTGCCTCAATGACCTCCACCAGCTCATCCCTGCGGTCCTTCCGCACAGGCTTCTCCTCTGGGTGCCTGGTCAGCCCCATCTCCAGCTGATACACCTTACTAGAGGTGAAGCTCTCGAAGGGGACCAGGGCGTACTCGCTGGGCAGCCGTGCTCCCGTGTTCACCTCGGCTTTGTCGATCTGGGAGTGGAGGAATTCGAGAAGATCCCCAGGCTCCTGGTCCTTGGTTTCAACCAGCCCCTGGACCCCAGGACCTTCCTTTCTGTCCTGCAGGACCTTGAGTTTCTCACTCATCTCCTGGAGCTCCTGCTTGAGTTGGGCGATCTGCCGCTTGAGGCTGGCGGCGCGGCTGAGGTGCCGCTCCTCCTGCTCTTGCAGCAGTGCCTGGTAGTACTCCTTTCCATGGGACTCCCCTCCCAGGCCAGGCAGGACCAGGCTAACATCAGCTGGGGGAGTGCACTCCAGCAGGTAagcaaagaggaggaggaccagcaACAGGAAGAGCCCCAGGAGCATCCAGCGCATCCGGCCCTGCAGCGGCAAGCTTCGCCTGGGCATCACACTCGCATGCAGTCTATGGGCGACAAGTCTGCATTCCCCTTCAACGTCAGGGAAATCTACTTTAAGATGTACAGAATTAGGCCCAATTCATATTCTAGGATTGTTAAAAAGTTCCCTTTAATTAACAAGTTATATTAGCAACTCAAGTTGGATGTTTGTTCGAGTGCAGCTATAAAAAGCTATTTTGTTCATTCATGTCACATCATTCAGATCAAGTCAGGAACACCTCGTGTGTCTTGTTTGATGGGGAGTGACATTGTGAGTGGAA
It encodes:
- the LOC111978372 gene encoding chondroitin sulfate N-acetylgalactosaminyltransferase 2, coding for MPRRSLPLQGRMRWMLLGLFLLLVLLLFAYLLECTPPADVSLVLPGLGGESHGKEYYQALLQEQEERHLSRAASLKRQIAQLKQELQEMSEKLKVLQDRKEGPGVQGLVETKDQEPGDLLEFLHSQIDKAEVNTGARLPSEYALVPFESFTSSKVYQLEMGLTRHPEEKPVRKDRRDELVEVIEAALDVINNPDEEDGQEDDVPMQRQTYTESHFTEGLYRTERDKGTLYELFFAKEDSDNFRHVTLFRPFGPLMKVRSTSVETTGIIINIIVPLAGRTEAFSQFLHNFREVCIEHDRRVHLTVVYFGQEGLQEVKSYLEKMSREASFSNYTLIPVDEEFSRGRGLDIGAHTWKKGDVLMFFCDVDIYFTLDYLNTCRLHTAPNKRVFYPVVFSLYNPAIVYGNLELAPPIESQLIHKKDAGFWRDFGFGMTCQYRSDFLNIGGFDLEVKGWGVEDVHLYRKYLRSDLIVTRTPVSGLFHLWHEKQCADELTPEQYRMCIQSKAMNEASHSHLGMLVFREEIENHLRKQAYKTQSNTEN